In a single window of the Raphanus sativus cultivar WK10039 chromosome 9, ASM80110v3, whole genome shotgun sequence genome:
- the LOC108825261 gene encoding uncharacterized protein LOC108825261: MGRRCRQQDKALPEARPETLKPTRSDRDEAFHPRHGKDTSNPSRGRYQNSPLPRSEGMMVSTWPDISHLAITKSELICVLRKMGPQVKWPSKMKASNANHNPKRWCDFHNDHDHTTEECIALKLEVAELLKKGHLREFLSDKAKNLLNKEGHGLPSEVLPARPPHQDQVIHVISRGSAVSGISSAAAKRSTRNARNNLEAEGPKCLLLGTDEISFTMKEQEKVLASHHDALVISLTIANYLVKRILVNNGSSSNIIFHSAYADLGLEPEASTRKATPLVCFSGEVKQTLGEVMLPVYAEGINEATKFLVIDCPSSYNVILGRPWIHDMGAVPSTLHQLVKFPTPWGIKAIKGDQENSRSCYQTTLKGKTQAL; encoded by the coding sequence ATGGGTAGAAGATGTCGCCAGCAGGACAAAGCCCTACCCGAAGCACGACCAGAAACCCTCAAGCCGACGAGGAGCGATCGTGACGAGGCCTTCCACCCTAGGCATGGGAAGGATACCAGTAATCCAAGCAGGGGCAGGTATCAGAACAGTCCTCTACCTAGATCCGAAGGGATGATGGTATCAACATGGCCTGATATCTCTCACCTTGCGATAACAAAGTCGGAGCTGATCTGTGTCTTACGAAAAATGGGTCCTCAAGTCAAATGGCCTTCAAAGATGAAGGCCTCGAACGCGAACCACAATCCCAAACGATGGTGTGATTTCCATAACGATCATGACCACACCACAGAGGAATGCATAGCCCTGAAGCTGGAAGTTGCTGAGCTCCTCAAGAAGGGTCATCTACGAGAGTTCCTCTCAGACAAGGCCAAGAATCTCCTCAACAAAGAAGGCCATGGCCTACCTTCTGAAGTGCTACCTGCACGGCCACCACATCAGGACCAAGTGATCCACGTCATCTCACGAGGGTCAGCGGTCAGTGGAATCAGCAGTGCTGCCGCCAAGAGAAGCACTCGGAATGCTAGGAACAATCTAGAAGCCGAAGGCCCTAAGTGTCTACTCCTAGGAACCGACGAAATCAGCTTCACCATGAAggagcaggagaaggtcctAGCTTCTCATCACGACGCCCTTGTCATTTCGCTTACCATAGCAAACTACTTGGTTAAGCGAATACTGGTGAACaatgggagctccagcaacatCATCTTCCACTCGGCTTATGCCGACTTAGGACTGGAGCCTGAGGCCTCAACGAGAAAGGCGACCCCTCTCGTATGTTTCAGCGGAGAAGTAAAGCAGACCCTTGGAGAGGTCATGCTTCCAGTCTATGCCGAAGGAATAAACGAAGCAACGAAGTTCCTGGTCATCGATTGTCCTTCCTCCTACAATGTGATACtaggaaggccttggatccacgacatgggagcTGTACCCTCGACTCTGCATCAACTAGTCAAGTTCCCTACTCCCTGGGGCATCAAAGCAATCAAGGGGGACCAGGAGAATTCTAGGTCCTGCTATCAGACCACCCTGAAAGGAAAGACCCAGGccttatag